CATGTAAGGGTAATTCGTGGCTTTAAACGTTTTGAGGTGGGTACACGTGCTAAGAGAAGTTCTTTCACAACTTATGTTTACGATGGTCTCTGCAAAGTAGACCATTTTTGgcaagaaggagaagaatttggcaaatttgtgtttaaatttttgttgatAGAGGATACCGAGACAACCAATAATCACATGGGGACAAGTTTCGCAGAAGTCGAAAAAGCTTATGGTTCCAAAGGATATTGTTTGTAAAAACGACATATCCGAAGGGAAAGAGAAGATGCATATTCGCGTCGTCAATGCCATAAATAAGGAGAGCCCTCCATCTTTCAATTACATATGCAATATCATTTACCCAGAATCGAAGTCACGTCCTTGTGTGATGAAGAATGGCATTAGCCAACATGGCATTCAGTTTAATCTTGAGGTGTTTGGGACTAAATCAAAAGGATGGGGTGTTAGATCAAGATCGTATATTCCACATGGGAGTTTTGTATGTGAATACGTAGAGTAATCCTTCAAGATAAAGAAAGTAAACAAAGAATAGGCAGTGCTTTTCGAGATGCTTCTTCTCAACATGCCTTTTTTCTTATGTTACAAAGTTCTACTGGGGCAGACGTCTTTGTCATTGATGCCACACAACATGGGGAAGTGGGAAGATTTGTCAATCATAGTAGTCCTTCTCCTAATCTATTTTTACAAAGTGTCCTTTATGATCATGACGACGTGAGAATGCCACACATGATGTTATTTGCGAAGAAGAGCATACCACCGAAACAAGAGCTAACTTATGATTAAAATTCTTCATGAGCATCAAGTTATCTTCAAGATTCATCAGAACAAAATTTTCCTCCATTTGAATAAGtgctttttttctctctttatctAGAAAGTGAGAATTTCGCAGCGCAAGCAGGTTCAGTTCCCACTCTtccaatatcacttgtataaaaaagagtgagaatttttaaattagtaTTTATCTTAGCCACATATTTTATGGAACTATTTTTAGACCACTAATTGTGcttgaacaaaaatatataaaaagaattgGACCATATATATAACACTAATAGCAAATGTAAAACTACTCGTCaatatctgttttttttataaatattataataaatgaACTACACATTTGCAGCAACAGCAAACGACAATATTTAATCCATGCTTATAAAGACttttatgaactttttttaatgagtGACTTTCATGAACTTCACATATTTTTAAGGGTTAACCTCTGAAGGTTTGGAGTCATTCTCAATATGGGTCTtgaggtttcaatttcatcaatttacaccacaatgttttcaaatttgaccAATTTAAGCCTTCCGTTAAGTTGACCATTTGGtcatatattaattgatgacgTGTCTACTATGAGACTTACCTACTAACCAATtcctaaaaataatttatataagataataaaataacacagAATTTAGGCAAAATTGTAACAATGGTCCCTCAAATAAGACCCCACTTTAATTTTCGTCTCTTAACCCCAAAAATTGTTGTAGTCATCCATCAATTAGATATCGCGTTGCACCACTTGTCCTTTCCATAAATTATATTAGTTTTTCCGTCAAAATTGATTACATATAATGCacgtaatatttttttaaggaGCAAATAAGACTTTTACCCAGCTACTATCCTCACCATTTCTTAGACAATGATTGATGATTTAGGAGTTgtgtttgagatgaaggacatGGGTCGACTTGCCTATTTCCACCTTCAAATGTTTTACAATTCTACAGTTACAAGCTTATAGTGATGTTGACTACTCAAGAGCAAATTGCAGATGTGTTTACTAAAGGACTTCATAGTCCTATTTTCTTAAGTCACTGTATTAGTATGAGACTTGGAAATCCATAGCAGGATCCAGAGTTGCGTTTGAGGGGGAATGATAACAATATTAGTTAGTTTGTATTCAGTTAAGTTGTCACATGTTGTTAGTTACATTACTacattttactatttgcgcgacgaatacaagttcgtcgcgcaaaatgcaATAAAGTGATGGAAAAAAAGTTCCATCgcgcaaaaaattgaaaacttgcgTGACCAAAGTTTTCGAAGCGCAAAATCTCTTAGCGCGACAAATATGcacattcgtcgcgcaaagtgagcGAAAAAAAACCCGGGTTTTTTGTTGGCACCAAACACTTGCGCCGCGAGAGCAATCATCGTGTAAGAAAACCTAGCGCGACAATGGGACACTTCGTCGCGTAAAGGTAAACACAAAACAAGGATCGATCCCGTTAATTGGCTGCGAAAACTCGTGCGACGACAGGTTTCGtcgcaaaagacaacttagcgcgacgaaaccGTTTATCGTCGTGTAAGAAAACgaaggatttttttattttggagccaaaataatttaggggggatatttttttttttttgcgggACGAATTAGTTTTCGTCACGTAAAGCTGATGTCGGTACATTCTTACGCGacagaattttgtttttgctcgACAAAAGTTTGTGCGATGAAAATATCATGCGTCGCACAAAAGTTTTATGTCGACAAGTTTTTGTGTGGAGAAAAAAATCGTTTTTTGCGACGGAACAATGGTTTTTCGCGACGGcattttgcgtgacgaaatttatgattcgtcgcgcaaagtccttcttcttcatatcagaattctgccattgcagaggcagaaagcaaaacaattttctttctgcctctctctcaacctctATGCCGCTGCCTCTGCTGGAAATTAGTACGTTCATTgggtaaatattttttgtcgttagtttataagtattaatgtaaattcgtactaacgctattaattttgttctcgttagggatatttgtaattagcgattggtggagaacgattgataaggtattttattcgttttatatactaaaaatgttaaagttagtttgttatgtgtatattttttttgtgaagttatatttatattatgttgttaaattgtgcgtgacgtagcacaatgtgttgtgatgtacgaagttaattgaaattaacttcgtacttttatttttatgtttagtaacatttagtttcccgtttgagattagttggatttcgtacatggatgcgtaaagcatgattgcggtccaattaattcttgaattgtcccacgATTTGGACaatttggtaatgcatagtatTGTCACGTAATCTACgactacaggattaggtttcgattgtggagatttcggtgtcatctcggtacgttcttcgggtggtacgtaggtatttatacctatgcccccctcaagaactgtatcgagatgctgccgaaattcatccatgtcgaaatctaatctcatgtagccgtaggttacgtgacaggactatgcattcccgaatggtatagggcccttaccggaggcataaggtgacattataacttcgtatgaagttgttgtgattgttatgttgtgattgtggtttcaggaattatgagcagaaggtggatacagaacccgaatagatgcgcagacgaatacttggatggaatcaaggattttattgagtttgcacgtagacacaacctgggtgcaactagaatccgatgtccttgtaggaggtgtaataacacgttgtgggagacaattgaaaatgttggatttcatttagtaaggaattgaatgattgagacatatagcatttggaaccttcatggggaacaattagaccatgcttcgtcgTCAAATACCACAAGAATGGATAGTGTTGAAcatattgtggatcctaatgatcaagtcatggatattatataggatgcttttccatttgcatcgaccaacatcaatcacgaaagggaagatgacgtgcctacacgAATAGACAgcgcggagtttgaacaatatgaaaaactgttaaaaaatgccaaccaagagttataaccggggtgcgagagcttttccgttctcacggccattgtacagctaatgcacggaaaaataaagtatcgtatgtcgaacttgtgtttcgattactttttgggggttttcaagagaatgcttccgacggacaattgtttgccgaaagaccataaacacgcgaaggtgttgaatggtcttggattgggttatgaaaaaatccatGCTTGCAAAAgtaattgcatgttattctacaaggagcatgaaacgttggatacatgccctatatgcaatgagtcgatgttcaaaatgacatctcagaatagaattactaagatcccacaaaaagtcatgcgttatctgcccctgaaacctaggttgcagcgattgtatatgtcgacgcatactgccacatacatgagatggcataaggaaaaacgggtagacgatgatgtgatgcggcatcctgcagatggggaggcatggaaagagttcgatcgagcgttccccgagtttgctgctgatccccgaaatgttagattgggacttgccactgacggattcaatccgtatggggttctaaaccaacaccacagcccttggccgattttcgtattcccatataatttgccgccttggaaatgcatgaaaaaagaatacatgatgatgactgttttgataactgaggatcctaggaggtcaatcgatgtttacttaaggccgctggttgatgagctaaaggatttatggacaaacggtgttcgcacgtacgataaatcaactgggaagatgttcactttgcgggcagcagttatgtggactgtgaatgattttccagcatatgcaatggtttttgggtggagcacaaagggttatatggcatgtcctgtatgcaaggaagatgtaacttctggttggcacgcaggaaaagtttgttaccttggtcatcggagatggttgccatgggaccacgagtggcgggaaaaagataaagagttcgacgggaacacagagcatcgcctcagacctagagaatggtccggtgatgagatcttggaacagcttaaccgtttggattttgctccgttcgaAAAAATagttagtcggaccagaccttctacacatatgAACTGGACTCACAAGCCTATgctttttgagctcccatattggtcgaaactcaaattgaggcacaatctagatgtgatgcatgttgagaaaaatgtatttgacacattggtgggcacgattctagatatcgagggcaagacaaaggacacaatcaaagctcgtcttgatttggaaagaatgggcatacgaaggggtttatggatgaacagggacagtgataaagctagaagggatcttgcattcttttctatgaaaccgaatgacaaaaaaaagtttctaaagtttgtatcgtctgtaaagtttcctgatgggtatgcttctaatatcgcacgttgcgtgaatgttgacgggggtaaatttactggactgaagagccatgactgccatgtgtttatgcaacgcctacttcctgtgggtattcgacatctattgccggaagatgttgtgaagccaatcatgttgttgtctagatttttttcccaactgacggcaaaaacattgcgaaagACAAACATGTTTtagttgcgccatgacattgtctaagttttatgcaagtttgagatgatatttcctccagctttcttcacaagtatgatgcacgtgatggttcacttgccagaagaggcattgcttgctggtcctgtcaactatcactggatgtatccaatagaaaggtatataatccttatcgtttgtgtatgcatcattatcacaggcttgctaatttgtatcatatctttttattttgacaggcttctcggcgagctgaaaaaaagtgtacgcaacagggcgaagcccgaaggatcaattatagaggcttgggttcaatatgagtcgtttactttctgtggaatgtatttaaaagatgtggagacggctttcaatcgtcctcagcgTAATAacgacggaggtatgagaaaggaaaaactttctgtttttgcccaaagcgcacgaccctttggagatcctggacgaggagagtcgttttctagaaatgacatggaggtagcgcattggttcgtattgaacaattgtgatgagataatggcatacttagatgagcatgaagagatgatgaagcgagaacatccatcacatttagttgcccagaaacaacgtgaattgtttccacaatggtttttggattctgtaagttataagtgttttgtatttgacaaatataaattgtagtatttaattttgtcaaactaacatgtgaatggttttgtattatattaggtgaataagttgaaatcatcgaattccccacttacagtgatgagttatataacttggcatTCGGCCCGattcgcgctgaattgttttcgggttgttatattaacgacgtcaaatttttgggggctgcacgagatgacaagttgtgtacgcaaaacagcggtgtccatgtcccaggtggaggcgaaagtacgaacattgatttctatggcaaactcacaaatgtcgttcaattgctttacaaagatcgataccaagtgatcatgtttaagtgtcgatggtttgatagcaacccaaataggccgggaagtgttaaaattgaccatggcttactatctgtgaacattaacataacttggtatgatgatgacccttacattttggcaaacatggcaacacaaattgtgtatctagatgaccttAAAGCCGGGAgcagttggaaagttgttcagaagatggatcataggaacgtgtatgctataccagaactagacccaacTGACAACGgcgtcgacaatgtggctgaccaacgtttagaatcttcaatggaaaatgatgcggaaacacttcaagatacacatgttatacaagaaccgtttcaaatacaaggagtttcttcaatcgaaataccgattcagtcaattacaattgatcTCATTGATCTTCCAAGGttcgatgttgcagtgggcccgAGCAACGATAGTGATGTAgttatagaggaggaggaggaggattgggagaccgaaagtgatgatagcgacaataacgaaagttattatagttcagatgatgaataatgaatttttttgtaattttattatgctagtgtacagattttgtgtaatacaaatgttcgaatatatgtagttgttatatccaaatcttatatatgtggacaactgaaacattattaaaataaatttagttataaaacattggtaaatcaatatatccaaacccttttaataataatttttaaattttttttgacaaaacacgtttacaaaatgaaaatgataaaacatttgttataaaacattgataaataaatatatccaaacctttttcatacaaagtttgaaaattattgacaccaaacatttttcaaaaatgaaaatcctTCCGCGACGAACTAaacctcgtcgcgcaaagtttgcgcgacccaCAATACActcgtcgcgtaaagttaaAACATTGCGCGACAACCTATCATCAGTCACGCGAtgaaattttgcgcgacgacaggTTTcctctcgtcgcgcaaatatatattattttataatataatatatatacacatatatatttgaaattgacgatcgagttagttcattgtattcatatagggtcaaggagtgtagctgtaaaaaatcatcaaaattggagttaacataaccgttaaatcatgacttttcatttataaccgttcaaaagttttgtcccattacttgatctctgaatgtttttttttttttcgatttttggggtctaagatctcgaagtataaacaaacaagtttgacggctggatTACTGAAACTACTTTCGTAGAATGTCtatgccatcaaaaccatatattcaccaacaatgaatagtttacttatactttcgttaaatataacataagattatgtggtatccccctagtgtaaacatcttaaattgaagatcaaattcagtaattgtattcatatagggtcaagaaatgtagctgtaaaaaaccataaaaatcggagttaaaataaccgttaaatcatgacttttcatttagaaccgttgaaaagttttgtcccgttacttgatctcttaatgtttgttttttccgatttttggcgtatacgatctcgaagtataaaaaaacaagtttgccggttggatcattaatactagtttcgggtttagggtttccgcggtttagggtttagggtttgcgcgacgaataaggttgattggtcgcacaaagccTGTAGAAAACAGTCTTGCGCAACGCTGTCAACACTtggtccaaatttttttcGAGTGTATAGAAAGCAGACTTGCGCAACGCTGTCCATATTCGTCATGCAATCTCTCTGCCCAATAAACCCTGAACCCCACTTTAGCGGAAttacaacattgcgcgacgaataaggttgattggtcgcacaaagcttgcataaaatAGTCTTGTGCGACGAACGTCGACttcgtcgtcgcgcaatctcagTCAGCCTTTTCACCATTTTTCCCCTTGAACACTTGGTCCAAATTCTTTTCGAGTGTACAGAAAGCACACTTGCTCGATGCTGTCCATATTCATCGTGCAATCTCTCTGCccaataaaccctaaaccccaaatttttgcgGAGTTACAACATTGCGTGACGAATAAGGTTAattggtcgcacaaagccTGCAGAAAacagtcttgcgcgacgaacgtGGACTTCGTTGTCGCGCAATCTCAGTAAGCCCTTTCACCCTCTTCCCCCTTGAAGACttagtccaaatttttttCGAGTGTACAGAAAGCAGACTTGCGCAACGCTGTCCATATTCGTCGTGCAATCTCTCTGCccaataaaccctaaaccccaaattttggcggtattacaacattgcgcgacgaataaggTTAATTGGTAGCACAAAGCCTGCAGAAAACATTTCACCCTATTCCTCCTTGAACACTTAGTCAAAAAAATTTTCGAGTTTACAGAAAGCAGACTTGCGCGACGCTGTtgatattcgtcgcgcaatctctctgccaataaaccctaaaccccaaattttggcggattgacaacattgcgcgacgaaatacaATGTTATGCGTGGTGCAAAAACTGCGCAACCCTACCCTGATACCAAATTTTGCCGGATTAACaatattgcgcgacggaagttaTCCTTATGTCTCCGCGCAAGtgtcaattaaaatattttgggcGACGCTTGtgtttcttcgtcgcgcaaaatcgaataaaatttcagaaacgaCGCGATGACCTCCTTCTTCCATGGACTTGTATTTTTGCCctaagtctctctctctctccgccgtcaGCTCAGCCCCCTACCCCAGTGGATTTTGGACCCCGCCGCCACAATGGTGGTACTCCGGAGCTTCCCCGCCGTCATTGTCGAGCCAGCGGCTCTAATTTCCTTGGTTTTCACTGAATCTACGCCGCCGtcgttctctctcctccggcgACCAAATCCGACACCTGAGGTATGATTTCTATCCTATTTTTGATTctttagctgatggttgggtaggatttctgTAATTGTTGCAATAGGGCAGTGGATTTGAAACCCTAAGTTTCGGCCGGTTTCTGAATttcaattccggccacttctgGCCATTTTTCGAGGTAGGTCCGAGAACAAGAGTGGCTCCCattgatgttttgaacctagggtaggaacattggcccttagtttttagaatttttcggcgattggtatcgctttggacacccacgcgctgccggctcGTGTGGTGGCACGTGGGTTACTGTAGCAGTCATGCATTGGGTCCTAGTGCAATCCCCTAGTTGTCACAAGCGCGTAGGTGTTTTCGGACTGGAATTTAGTTACTGTTGgagtctcgaacggattttgcctattgtgcgatttctgggtttgttatgttcggaccgttggatcgaactcaaactcacgtatggtgtaccttgtatttctaggatagtctaggattcgacggatcgtggatcggagtcctggatactccgaactctcaaaccctaggtcaagaatcttaataaaattgtatgtactttcaaatattcgtatattttattattttgtatgtgtattaatgaaattgtgcagatgtcaAACCTGATTAGACGTCGTAGGGTGGTGATGACTACGTAGAGTTCGGAGCCCCCGGCTCAACcgacatctgctgccactgcgactgcatctgctgccactgcgccAGCACTGATAGACCACTTGGCAGTTGGTCCCGCAAGGTCCCAGgcgcctgcttcatcagcttcATCAGTGGCACAGCTGTTAGCGCCAGGCGGCGTCATCGGCCCGCCCGCACCACTGACACCACATCCACTGATGCGTCGAGGTCACAACCAGGTATAGATTTCCTTAGACTccagttatttttattttttttattttctttttgtttttatttttgtgtgtgtattttatagtaaaatttgttatttatttaacattaatgtcatctttctttgcagccaagaagaatACCCGAGAGCTGTGTCGGCagttgaagacggcgaaggtcacccgggtgaccaacagttgtatcaacatcggatacgacgagcgacaTCTGGCTGCACCGatggcggagttgcatagctgcTTGGCGcacgacattggtcatgtcattcggagccattgcccgatgaaatggaagtcttggacgGTGATGCCTGACGAGACCAAGACGGAGGTTCGCGGCTACGTGTCGGTATGTAGgccttttaattctttttctttcaaactttatatttctattatttaaatgtatgtaattaatttattgcagacgaactacaacttggaggacctGGACGACGAGTCGTTtgcgtacgtcaacagactcttctctgagaggtacaaaCAGTGGAAGTGCAAATTGCACCACTATTTTGAGGCatttgatgatccgcaagtcgctcttcaagagggttgcccgaaggagcttgaggggcgggatgATAGTTGGGCGTGGCTCTGAGCTCATTTTCAGACACccgcttttgtggtaatttgtaatatgaatttcaaatttattatatttttcttactaatgtttttttaattttttatatttaatttcaatttcaaataatatgttttattttttgtataacagaataaagtcaaagtcaataagggcaataggaagaagaagactcttctccatcattcgggttccaggcccttctcATATAGGATGGAGGCACGGCGGCAGgtaataacaataaaataatttttatttaatttttaatatttcattattcttaatttattttttcgtattaatatttttcttctctttatgTTCGActtgggaatgagttggccgagtcccttcatgtaagtattatttaattttaattcttatgttacgcattcaagtttaaaggttattatatgaatgttttaatttatattttatgttatgctaaacagacgacgatggtggagagaaGCCAGTtagttcttcaggagtccacctcccaacttcctcccgatactccgaTCAAGTCTGTGGTTCCTCCACAAgatgctgggtttcagatcttgacaGTGACATTGAATCAGGCTGTAGGGAGgagaccggggacatattgtcgagggatggggaatgccaggcggagggaacccagaccccgttcatcagcgcagtcaaacagtcaggtcactggtttgacagcacaggtggccactcttcagaGTCAGATGTtggtcattctgcagtccctcgcacagtccggcattccagtccctcattttgatgcgccgacctccgagcccgtacatcccgagcatccccactAGACGACAGCCCCTGTAGACCCCCAAACCTCTGAACCGCATGTGCCAGACGAaaatgtagattttggaacattatttgattatttttttattttcataattattttttaaatatttctcttgcagcgtacatttattttatataataaatctGTTCTttacaattcattttttttattggaatttcattttattacccaaaaaaaaaaaaaaccaaatttatttttttataaaataaaaaagtaatattaaaattaaataataattatatatattaattttgcgcgacgaaatctttcttgtcgcgcaaatttacatattacgaaataaaaatgattcatttttttaaatacatataatttattCTTGCGGGACGAACattttcgtcgctcaaaaaCGATATGCGCGACAAcagtttttcgtcgcgcaaaatgtgTAGACACGAATTGTGCGACGAAGAACTCTTTGTGCCGAAAATGTCTACGACATGTATCGCGCGACGAacattttcgtcgcgcaaaaagaTATGCGCGACAACattatttcgtcgcgcaatacgtGTAGACacgaattgcgcgacgaagaactcttggtgccgcaaatgtctacgagacgtattgcgcgacgaatattatTCGCCGTGCATTGTTGTGGCGACGAACCTTCTTTCGTTGCGCATAAGTTTGTGCGACGAACTGTTGTGTCGTCTTTGAACCTTTTGTGTAACGAAGGGTAACCGTCGCACAATTTTACGCGACGAGTGAAACAATcagtcgcgcaaagtctttcttcacgatctttgcgcgacagattgGGCGCGATGAATTTTCTGTGGCGCTTGAGTTTGTGCGACTAAATGTAActctgcgcgacgaaattgtcttcgtcgcgcaaatcgtaaaatgtagtagtgttaGTATTAGCTGTAATTAGTTAGATTGTTAAGTCTTGGTTATTGAGATATAAAATACTGATGACACTACAATTGTATTCATTCCTGTGAAATCAATATACAGAACATGTCATTTTCTCTTGAAtctttttcatctttcttAGCTTTCTTAATTCTTAAACTTCATCTTCTAAACTGTTAACATCCTATTCTTCTATCACTCAACCCTACCACTATCCTTTGCCTCCCCACCTGATTCCACTCCCCAACCCACACTACACAACCTACCGTACcctcaaaattttcacctttATCCAAAAACTTTGTCACACCTACAATATCACCATATCAACCACTTTTTTCGCAACACACATCCAACCCCATCCCCCCATTGCCAACCCACGTACGCCTTGACTTCAACACAACCAACAACTTTTAAACTACAGAGAACATCTATTTGCAAAATAATagcacaaagaagaaaaataactaCACAGGAAGAATAACA
The Prunus dulcis chromosome 2, ALMONDv2, whole genome shotgun sequence DNA segment above includes these coding regions:
- the LOC117618024 gene encoding histone-lysine N-methyltransferase, H3 lysine-9 specific SUVH5-like, with the translated sequence MSPLEGWGTGGARLLGMEWGHGMGWVCRKKPKDQRLVRENLSLKNSKEEETHVRVIRGFKRFERIPRQPIITWGQVSQKSKKLMVPKDIVCKNDISEGKEKMHIRVVNAINKESPPSFNYICNIIYPESKSRPCVMKNGISQHGIQFNLEVFGTKSKGWGVRSRSYIPHGSFVCEYVDSTGADVFVIDATQHGEVGRFVNHSSPSPNLFLQSVLYDHDDVRMPHMMLFAKKSIPPKQELTYD